The proteins below come from a single Streptomyces spongiicola genomic window:
- a CDS encoding extracellular catalytic domain type 1 short-chain-length polyhydroxyalkanoate depolymerase encodes MLLPLLALLFGLLPAPAQAASLTEVTGFGSNPGGLRMFRYVPDGLPGGRPLVVALHGCTQSAAAYDDETGWTRWADAWGFALVLPQQRSANNAGSCFNWFQRTDASRGQGEALSVRQMVDRMAADHGTDRSRVYVTGLSAGGAMTAAMAASYPDVFAGAAVVAGVPFDCARTLAAAFGCMSPGSDLGARQWGDRVRAAYPSYPGPYPVMAVWHGTADGTVAPVNMTELVEQWTDVHRTDAVADDEDTVAGHPHKVYRDSGGRAVVESYSLTGMGHGQPVDPGSGESQCGTAGPYALDANICGSYWIGRTWGLGTPDGGGTLPAPSAPAVTSVGDSSVSLTWGAVEGAASYRVLRDGAVAGTSPSTSFTDSGLSPGTTYAYTVSAVDGSGAAGAHSAAVQATTTGTPNACHTDNTYNHVAAGRAHQVQGTVYANGSGQNMGLYNVHVTRTLQETSPGYFVIADSGCPS; translated from the coding sequence CTGCTGCTGCCACTTCTCGCCCTCCTCTTCGGCCTGCTCCCCGCCCCGGCGCAGGCCGCGAGCCTGACGGAGGTGACCGGCTTCGGCTCCAACCCAGGCGGTCTGCGGATGTTCCGCTACGTACCCGACGGGCTGCCCGGCGGCCGACCGCTCGTGGTCGCGCTGCACGGCTGCACCCAGTCGGCCGCCGCGTACGACGACGAGACGGGCTGGACGCGATGGGCCGACGCATGGGGCTTCGCACTCGTGCTGCCACAGCAGCGGTCCGCCAACAACGCCGGCTCCTGCTTCAACTGGTTCCAGCGGACCGACGCCTCACGCGGACAGGGCGAAGCCCTGTCCGTGAGGCAGATGGTCGACCGGATGGCCGCCGACCACGGCACGGACCGCTCCCGGGTGTATGTGACGGGGCTGTCGGCCGGTGGCGCGATGACCGCGGCCATGGCCGCCTCGTACCCGGACGTCTTCGCCGGGGCGGCGGTCGTCGCCGGCGTCCCCTTCGACTGCGCCCGCACCCTCGCCGCTGCGTTCGGCTGTATGAGCCCGGGATCCGACCTCGGCGCACGGCAGTGGGGCGACAGGGTCCGGGCGGCGTACCCGTCCTATCCCGGTCCCTATCCGGTGATGGCGGTGTGGCACGGCACCGCCGACGGCACCGTGGCTCCCGTGAACATGACCGAGCTCGTCGAGCAGTGGACCGACGTGCACCGGACCGACGCGGTCGCGGACGACGAGGACACGGTGGCGGGCCATCCGCACAAGGTGTACCGGGACAGCGGCGGCCGGGCCGTGGTGGAGTCGTACAGCCTGACCGGCATGGGACACGGGCAGCCCGTCGACCCGGGCAGCGGGGAATCCCAGTGCGGGACCGCAGGCCCGTATGCGCTGGACGCGAACATCTGCGGCTCCTACTGGATCGGCCGCACCTGGGGACTCGGCACTCCGGACGGCGGAGGCACGCTTCCCGCGCCGTCCGCTCCGGCGGTCACCTCGGTCGGGGACTCGTCGGTCTCCCTGACGTGGGGCGCCGTCGAGGGTGCGGCGTCCTACCGGGTCCTCCGCGACGGGGCCGTGGCCGGCACATCACCGTCGACCTCGTTCACCGACTCGGGCCTCTCCCCCGGTACCACCTACGCATACACGGTCTCGGCCGTGGACGGCTCCGGTGCCGCCGGTGCGCACTCGGCAGCGGTGCAGGCGACGACGACGGGGACACCGAACGCCTGCCACACCGACAACACGTACAACCATGTGGCGGCGGGCCGTGCCCACCAGGTCCAGGGCACGGTATACGCCAACGGCTCCGGTCAGAACATGGGTCTCTACAACGTCCATGTCACCCGCACCCTCCAGGAGACCTCCCCCGGCTACTTCGTGATCGCCGATTCCGGCTGCCCCTCCTGA
- a CDS encoding cation:proton antiporter regulatory subunit, which yields MSTTPLPGIGVQYDLSTREHRHLSVIAHRDGTRTVNVYRADDPDACAQSLHLSPTETASLIDALMPDHHSPNVLHTTDLGLVAERIELSAHSHWNGRVLGDMRMRTDTGASVVAVLRRAEAIPSPTPDFRLAGGDTLIVIGTREGVEAAAAILGRE from the coding sequence ATGAGCACCACGCCGCTGCCCGGCATCGGTGTCCAGTACGACCTCAGCACACGTGAACACCGCCATCTGTCGGTGATCGCCCACCGGGACGGCACCAGGACGGTGAACGTCTACCGTGCCGACGACCCCGACGCCTGCGCCCAGTCCCTCCATCTCTCACCGACGGAGACGGCGTCGCTCATCGACGCGCTGATGCCGGACCACCACAGCCCCAATGTGCTCCACACCACAGACCTCGGCCTGGTCGCCGAGCGCATCGAGCTGTCCGCGCACTCGCACTGGAACGGCCGGGTACTCGGGGACATGCGGATGCGGACCGACACGGGTGCGTCCGTGGTCGCCGTGCTGCGCAGGGCGGAGGCGATCCCGTCGCCGACGCCCGACTTCCGGCTCGCCGGCGGCGACACGCTCATCGTCATCGGCACCCGTGAGGGCGTCGAGGCGGCGGCGGCGATTCTCGGACGGGAGTGA
- a CDS encoding cation:proton antiporter: MHSALFLIEFGAIILGLGLLGRVAGRFRFSPIPLYLLAGLAFGEGGLLPLGASEEFVAIGAEIGVILLLLMLGLEYTASDLVSNLKTQYPAGLVDFVLNAVPGAVVALLLGWGPVAAVVLAGVTWISSSGVIAKVMGDLGRIGNRETPVILSILVLEDLAMAVYLPIVTALLAGVGLAAGSITLAIALGVAGAVLFVALRYGRVISRFVSSDDPEKLLLVVLGLTLLVAGIAQQLQVSAAVGAFLVGIALSGEVAEGAHTLLSPLRDLFAAVFFVFFGLHTDPASIPPVILPAFALAVVTACTKVATGYWAARRAGVGVKGRWRAGGTLVARGEFSIVIAGLAVTAGIQPALGPLATAYVLILVVVGPLTARYTEPLATRLTRLTRLTRRTGLGTPTGAAPGVPRTPEPAVNGPSGGPATARDTVPDGAALRDAAEAPDSLPDHDPMDRGAVDRA; the protein is encoded by the coding sequence GTGCACTCCGCCCTCTTCCTGATCGAGTTCGGTGCGATCATCCTCGGCCTCGGCCTCCTGGGCCGTGTCGCCGGCCGTTTCCGGTTCTCCCCGATCCCGCTGTATCTGCTCGCCGGTCTGGCCTTCGGCGAGGGCGGGCTCCTGCCGCTCGGTGCGAGCGAGGAGTTCGTCGCGATCGGCGCCGAGATCGGCGTCATCCTGCTGCTGCTGATGCTGGGCCTGGAGTACACGGCCAGTGATCTGGTGTCCAACCTCAAGACCCAGTACCCGGCCGGTCTGGTCGACTTCGTCCTCAACGCCGTGCCCGGTGCCGTCGTGGCGCTGCTGCTCGGATGGGGGCCGGTGGCGGCGGTGGTCCTGGCCGGTGTGACCTGGATCTCGTCCTCCGGGGTCATCGCCAAGGTGATGGGCGACCTCGGGCGGATCGGCAACCGCGAGACGCCGGTGATCCTGAGCATCCTCGTCCTCGAGGACCTGGCGATGGCGGTCTATCTGCCGATCGTCACGGCCCTGCTGGCGGGGGTGGGCCTCGCCGCGGGCAGCATCACGCTCGCGATCGCCCTGGGCGTGGCCGGAGCGGTGCTCTTCGTGGCCCTGCGCTACGGCAGGGTCATCTCGCGCTTCGTCTCCAGCGACGACCCGGAGAAGCTGCTGCTGGTCGTTCTGGGGCTGACGCTGCTGGTCGCGGGCATCGCCCAGCAGTTGCAGGTCTCCGCCGCGGTCGGCGCGTTCCTCGTGGGCATCGCCCTTTCCGGCGAGGTGGCCGAGGGCGCCCACACGCTGCTGAGTCCGCTGCGGGATCTGTTCGCGGCCGTCTTCTTCGTCTTCTTCGGACTGCACACCGATCCGGCCAGCATCCCCCCGGTCATCCTGCCGGCGTTCGCCCTGGCCGTCGTCACGGCCTGCACCAAGGTCGCGACGGGCTACTGGGCCGCCAGACGGGCCGGGGTCGGTGTCAAGGGGCGCTGGCGCGCCGGCGGCACACTGGTGGCCCGCGGCGAGTTCTCGATCGTCATCGCCGGCCTGGCCGTCACCGCCGGCATCCAACCGGCGCTGGGCCCGCTCGCCACCGCGTACGTCCTCATCCTCGTCGTCGTCGGCCCCCTCACCGCCCGCTACACCGAACCCCTCGCGACCCGCCTGACCCGCCTGACCCGCCTGACCCGCCGCACCGGGCTCGGCACACCGACGGGGGCCGCACCGGGGGTGCCGCGGACCCCGGAACCTGCCGTGAACGGTCCGTCCGGCGGCCCCGCGACGGCCCGCGACACGGTGCCGGACGGGGCGGCGCTGCGGGACGCGGCGGAGGCACCGGACTCGCTGCCGGACCATGACCCGATGGACCGGGGCGCGGTGGACCGCGCCTGA
- a CDS encoding mechanosensitive ion channel family protein, whose amino-acid sequence MTRALTLHDLIVAGIALAAGTAAALLLRVILRWLGVRAGRTKWSGDDIIVDGLRTIVPWAALTGGAAIATSALPLTARVGRNVTMTLTAVLILAATVTAGRVVAGMVRALAQSRSGVAGSATIFVNITRVVVLAMGFLVMLETLGVSIAPLLTALGVGGLAVALALQDTLANLFAGVHILASRTVQPGHYIKLSSGEEGYVVDINWRNTVVRTLSDNLVIIPNIKLSGTNMTNYHRPEQHMSLNVQVGVGYDSDLDHVERVTTEVVKSVMADVEGGLPDHEPLIRFHTFGDSRIGFTVILGVGEFSDQYRIRHEFIKRLHRRYRSEGISVPAPRRIVSVHQTEVTQPEIPQPEIPIPGPRVATDAMTTPVNPTPPV is encoded by the coding sequence GTGACCCGGGCCCTCACACTGCACGACCTGATCGTCGCCGGTATCGCGCTGGCGGCCGGTACGGCGGCAGCCCTGCTGCTCCGGGTGATCCTGAGATGGCTCGGAGTACGGGCCGGGAGGACGAAGTGGAGCGGCGACGACATCATCGTCGACGGCCTGCGGACGATCGTCCCCTGGGCCGCGCTGACCGGGGGAGCGGCGATCGCCACCTCGGCGCTTCCGCTCACCGCCCGGGTCGGGCGCAACGTCACCATGACCCTGACCGCGGTGCTGATCCTGGCGGCGACGGTCACGGCCGGACGGGTCGTGGCCGGAATGGTGAGAGCCCTCGCGCAGTCCAGGTCGGGGGTCGCCGGCTCGGCCACGATCTTCGTCAACATCACCCGCGTCGTCGTGCTGGCCATGGGCTTCCTGGTCATGCTGGAGACTCTGGGCGTCTCCATAGCGCCACTTCTCACGGCGCTGGGCGTGGGCGGTCTGGCGGTGGCGCTGGCCCTGCAGGACACCCTGGCCAATCTCTTCGCGGGCGTCCACATCCTCGCGTCCCGCACGGTGCAGCCCGGCCACTACATCAAGCTCAGCAGCGGCGAGGAGGGGTACGTCGTCGACATCAACTGGCGCAACACCGTCGTGCGCACCCTCTCGGACAACCTTGTGATCATCCCCAACATAAAGCTGTCCGGCACCAACATGACCAACTACCACCGTCCCGAACAGCACATGTCACTCAACGTCCAGGTGGGGGTCGGGTACGACAGCGACCTCGACCATGTCGAACGGGTCACGACCGAGGTCGTGAAGAGCGTCATGGCCGATGTGGAAGGGGGACTGCCCGACCATGAACCCCTCATCCGCTTCCACACGTTCGGCGACTCCCGCATCGGGTTCACCGTGATCCTCGGCGTCGGCGAGTTCAGCGACCAGTACCGGATCAGGCACGAGTTCATCAAGCGGCTGCACCGGCGCTACCGCTCCGAGGGCATCAGTGTGCCCGCGCCCCGGCGCATCGTCTCCGTACACCAGACCGAGGTCACACAGCCCGAGATCCCGCAGCCCGAGATCCCGATCCCCGGTCCGCGCGTCGCCACTGACGCGATGACCACGCCGGTGAACCCGACGCCGCCGGTGTGA
- a CDS encoding transglycosylase SLT domain-containing protein, protein MTVRTQSTAGRIARLRKLSVAGIATAAAAAAALTLAPSPAHAAEQGSAAVGAVGAAAAEAPAKKAKQDQKQYKNNLDGWIREALDVMKSEGIPGSYEGLHRNIMRESGGNPNAQNNWDVNARNGIPSKGLLQVIQPTFDAYHVNGTERDVTDPVANLTAAANYAADRYGSIDNVDSAY, encoded by the coding sequence ATGACCGTTCGCACGCAGTCCACCGCCGGCCGCATCGCCCGCCTCCGCAAGCTCTCCGTCGCCGGCATCGCCACCGCCGCTGCCGCGGCGGCGGCCCTCACGCTGGCCCCGTCGCCGGCGCACGCCGCCGAACAGGGTTCGGCCGCCGTCGGGGCCGTCGGGGCTGCGGCGGCCGAGGCTCCGGCGAAGAAGGCGAAACAGGACCAGAAGCAGTACAAGAACAATCTCGACGGGTGGATCCGTGAGGCCCTGGACGTCATGAAGTCCGAAGGCATCCCGGGCAGTTACGAGGGCCTGCACCGCAACATCATGCGCGAGTCCGGCGGCAACCCGAACGCGCAGAACAACTGGGACGTCAACGCCAGGAACGGCATCCCGTCCAAGGGCCTGCTCCAGGTCATCCAGCCCACCTTCGACGCCTACCACGTCAACGGCACCGAGCGCGATGTGACGGACCCGGTCGCCAACCTCACCGCCGCCGCCAACTACGCCGCCGACCGCTACGGCTCCATCGACAACGTCGACTCCGCATACTGA
- a CDS encoding PadR family transcriptional regulator has protein sequence MALRHAVLAALLDGESSGYQLAKAFDLGVANFWHALPQQLYLELAKLERAGLVEGRHVVQRSRPPKRLFTITAEGLGELARFAEAAAKPSFIRDDLMVKVQAADSAPVGPVVEQLDERAAMAAAKTDIFERFLRRLRGDLDEETFLATADRVGPYLTCLRGLRFEQETADWCARTAAVLRARQARPAEGGPRRRDL, from the coding sequence ATGGCGCTGCGCCATGCGGTGCTCGCGGCCCTGCTGGACGGGGAGTCCAGCGGCTACCAGCTCGCCAAGGCCTTCGACCTCGGGGTGGCGAACTTCTGGCACGCACTGCCGCAGCAGCTCTATCTGGAACTCGCGAAACTGGAGAGGGCCGGACTCGTCGAGGGCCGCCATGTGGTCCAGCGATCCCGTCCGCCGAAGCGGCTGTTCACCATCACCGCAGAAGGGCTGGGGGAGCTGGCGCGTTTCGCCGAGGCCGCGGCGAAACCGTCCTTCATCCGTGACGACCTCATGGTCAAGGTGCAGGCCGCGGACAGCGCGCCCGTCGGGCCGGTGGTCGAGCAACTCGACGAACGGGCCGCGATGGCCGCCGCCAAGACCGACATCTTCGAGCGCTTCCTGCGGCGGCTGCGCGGCGACCTCGACGAAGAGACCTTTCTCGCCACCGCGGACCGTGTCGGGCCCTATCTGACCTGTCTGCGGGGACTGCGCTTCGAGCAGGAGACTGCCGACTGGTGCGCACGGACGGCCGCGGTCCTCCGCGCGCGGCAGGCCAGGCCCGCGGAGGGCGGCCCCCGGCGCCGGGACCTCTGA